The following are from one region of the Lentimicrobiaceae bacterium genome:
- a CDS encoding ChaN family lipoprotein: MKRLTLLILSLALLTSMSADLPAYKIFNKKDKETDFSKLLKEASEADVIFFGEQHNNPINHWLQFELTKALYAEKGKRLVLGAEMFESDNALLLNEYLSGAITEKSFESEAKLWPNYKTDYKPLVSFARDSSLRFIATNIPRRYASIVNRNGFEGLDSLDAAAKTYIAPLPVAYDAELPGYKSMIEMMGGQGGHVNENLPKAQAVKDATMAYFINKNLNPGETFLHFNGTYHSDNFEGIVWYLKNLNPNLKILTISAVEQKNIDKPEEENSSKADFIIITPETMTKTN, translated from the coding sequence ATGAAAAGATTAACGCTATTAATTTTAAGTCTGGCACTTCTCACATCGATGAGTGCCGACCTGCCTGCCTATAAAATATTTAACAAAAAAGACAAAGAAACTGATTTTTCGAAACTGCTAAAAGAAGCATCAGAGGCGGATGTAATATTTTTTGGTGAGCAACACAATAATCCAATCAATCATTGGCTTCAGTTTGAACTCACTAAAGCCCTCTATGCTGAAAAGGGGAAAAGACTGGTATTAGGCGCCGAGATGTTTGAATCAGACAATGCGCTCTTGCTGAATGAATATCTCTCAGGAGCTATAACCGAAAAGAGTTTTGAATCAGAGGCTAAACTATGGCCGAATTACAAGACAGACTACAAGCCTTTGGTTAGTTTTGCCCGCGACAGCAGTTTAAGGTTCATTGCAACAAATATTCCACGAAGGTATGCTTCAATTGTGAACCGCAATGGATTTGAAGGGCTTGATTCGCTTGACGCGGCTGCTAAAACATATATCGCTCCTTTGCCTGTTGCTTATGATGCTGAATTGCCCGGCTATAAAAGCATGATTGAAATGATGGGAGGCCAGGGCGGGCATGTAAATGAAAATCTTCCCAAAGCACAAGCCGTTAAAGATGCCACCATGGCATATTTTATCAATAAAAACCTCAACCCCGGTGAAACTTTCCTTCATTTTAACGGCACCTACCATTCTGACAACTTTGAAGGAATTGTTTGGTATTTAAAAAACCTGAACCCAAATCTTAAAATTCTCACCATCAGCGCTGTAGAACAAAAAAATATTGACAAGCCTGAAGAAGAGAACAGCTCCAAAGCTGATTTTATAATTATTACGCCGGAGACGATGACCAAAACAAATTAA
- a CDS encoding HAMP domain-containing protein yields the protein MKRTLLAEKMILYFLTLGIGSIVLTGIFSFFTARNAILDRTYDQLTSIRLTRQAQIERFFADRLSETAYYASTEETKQLLGKVKLAANHQKTKTQSIYRVSFLSSAYYSGFMLLDKEGRNLYQQITNQSNITDQIPIRHSFHDIQPQAFIVDYTQEETENEKQLLSAAPIYNDNRIAGYLVLILKPGKINDFMLEVNPANGLGNTGETYLVGPDFLMRSQSRFIEKSIMKTYVKTRPVTEALNNRAGTAQVTDYRGLKVLSSYGLVKTAGLNWVILAEIDYEEATASIYGIRNNIMLLTVFTGIAFFILTYAISRKITKPLIRLKDAAIELGEGRLDTLVGIESNDEIGELTEAFNSMAVSLREKDEALKAERINRLKSAIDGQDMERQRLSRELHDGIGQNLIAIRLRLGALENDIPDKLNQKIQSVITLTDSLIDEVRAISNALMPPALAEFGLTTAIRNLCSNLTETTGITTEFTGEIPGQKLGRKARLYIFRIFQETFNNVAKHSEATHLKIETKTDAHIFIITITDNGKGFNVESPCASGGHGLGNMVERANLLKGQATIQSSPGSGTLIRIEIPLNKSIL from the coding sequence GTGAAAAGAACACTACTGGCCGAAAAAATGATTTTATATTTTCTCACTTTGGGCATTGGCTCCATTGTACTGACCGGTATTTTTTCATTTTTTACAGCCCGCAATGCAATCCTTGATCGCACATACGATCAGCTCACTTCCATACGATTAACGCGGCAAGCCCAAATTGAGCGGTTTTTTGCAGACAGACTAAGTGAAACAGCCTACTATGCTTCAACTGAAGAAACCAAGCAATTGTTGGGTAAAGTAAAATTGGCCGCAAATCATCAGAAAACAAAAACCCAAAGCATTTACAGGGTTTCATTCTTAAGTTCAGCCTATTATTCAGGCTTCATGCTTCTTGACAAAGAAGGTCGGAATCTTTATCAGCAAATTACCAATCAGTCAAACATAACTGACCAAATACCAATCAGACATTCGTTTCATGATATTCAGCCACAAGCATTTATTGTTGATTACACTCAGGAAGAAACCGAAAATGAAAAACAGTTACTTTCGGCAGCACCCATATACAACGACAATAGAATTGCCGGGTATCTTGTACTTATTCTTAAGCCTGGCAAAATCAATGACTTTATGCTTGAGGTAAATCCGGCAAACGGGCTTGGTAATACCGGCGAAACCTATCTTGTTGGCCCCGATTTCCTGATGCGAAGCCAATCGAGGTTTATTGAGAAATCAATCATGAAAACCTATGTAAAAACACGCCCTGTTACCGAAGCTTTGAATAACCGCGCAGGTACTGCACAGGTAACAGATTACCGTGGACTGAAAGTATTAAGTTCATATGGCCTTGTGAAAACAGCCGGATTAAATTGGGTAATTTTGGCTGAAATTGATTACGAAGAAGCAACAGCCTCAATTTATGGAATCAGAAACAACATTATGCTTCTGACAGTTTTTACCGGCATTGCATTTTTTATTTTAACCTATGCAATTAGCCGGAAAATTACAAAACCTCTTATCCGGCTCAAAGATGCAGCCATTGAACTTGGTGAAGGAAGGCTTGATACTCTTGTGGGTATTGAATCCAATGATGAAATAGGTGAACTTACTGAGGCATTTAATTCTATGGCTGTAAGTCTTCGCGAAAAAGACGAAGCGCTGAAAGCTGAAAGAATTAACCGGCTAAAATCAGCTATTGACGGACAGGACATGGAAAGACAGCGGCTTTCAAGAGAGCTGCACGATGGAATCGGACAAAATCTGATTGCCATCAGGCTGAGACTTGGGGCACTTGAAAATGATATACCTGACAAGCTCAACCAAAAAATTCAGTCAGTGATAACCCTCACCGACAGTTTAATTGATGAAGTAAGAGCCATTTCAAATGCCCTTATGCCACCCGCACTGGCGGAGTTTGGACTTACTACTGCCATACGCAATTTATGCAGTAACCTGACAGAAACAACAGGCATCACCACCGAATTCACAGGTGAAATCCCCGGACAAAAACTAGGCAGAAAAGCAAGACTTTATATTTTTCGGATTTTTCAGGAAACGTTCAACAATGTTGCCAAACATTCCGAAGCAACCCATCTGAAAATTGAAACTAAAACTGATGCCCACATTTTCATCATTACCATTACCGATAATGGCAAAGGGTTTAACGTAGAATCGCCTTGCGCCTCTGGCGGACATGGCCTTGGAAATATGGTCGAAAGAGCCAATCTGTTAAAAGGCCAGGCAACCATTCAATCCAGCCCGGGTTCAGGTACATTAATCAGAATTGAAATTCCATTAAACAAAAGCATTTTATGA
- a CDS encoding response regulator transcription factor, whose amino-acid sequence MINVFLVDDHTIVRDGIKALLSGQDDIFILGEACNGRDLLSLLKSAKPDVILLDISLPDHSGIELCEIIRREYPGIHILFLSMFNSEEYIFNAIKAGAQGYLTKNISQSELLEAIRTVSHGHEYFSESISNIILKSYIKKAKDKEDENLNPENSLSKRELEILKLFAEGHSNPQIAEKLFISTRTVESHKNHIMQKLSLKSTVDLVKFAIKHQIIEL is encoded by the coding sequence ATGATAAACGTATTCCTTGTTGACGATCACACCATTGTTCGTGATGGAATAAAAGCCTTGTTATCAGGTCAGGATGATATTTTTATACTTGGAGAAGCCTGTAATGGGCGCGACTTGCTGAGCCTGCTCAAATCTGCGAAACCTGATGTAATTTTGCTCGACATCTCACTGCCCGACCATTCGGGAATTGAATTGTGCGAAATCATAAGACGGGAATATCCCGGAATACACATTTTGTTCCTTTCCATGTTTAACAGTGAAGAATATATTTTTAACGCCATCAAGGCAGGCGCTCAGGGATATCTCACCAAAAACATATCGCAATCTGAACTATTAGAGGCCATTCGCACTGTAAGCCATGGCCATGAATATTTCAGCGAATCCATATCAAACATCATTTTAAAAAGTTACATAAAAAAGGCTAAGGACAAGGAAGACGAAAACCTGAACCCGGAAAACAGCCTTTCAAAACGCGAACTTGAGATTCTTAAACTCTTTGCAGAAGGCCATTCCAATCCGCAAATAGCTGAAAAACTATTTATTAGTACACGCACGGTTGAGTCTCATAAAAACCACATCATGCAAAAGTTGAGCCTCAAATCAACGGTAGACCTGGTAAAATTTGCAATCAAGCATCAGATTATTGAGCTCTGA
- a CDS encoding M20/M25/M40 family metallo-hydrolase, with the protein MKKIFFLLVLLFPISLTTAFGQSALPLVEKLKAGITYLASDELEGRKSGTVGDSLAAIFIRERFAENGATLMGYNGFQYFGVISDVVAGSKNSLTVVNHDFVAGKDFMPFSFSSSETVDAEVVFAGFGISGVSGDLAWDDFAGKDVKNKLVLVLRGDPEPDNQNSAFIPMATDRAKALAAHDRGAAGILLVSPSSFDKKDQPVDITFDKTVSDAGLPVISITRNLAGAILGLPATAVDSLEKVMISARSTANVNGLNRVKLTADVIRNKVTTRNIIAMIPGNDPVLKDEFVVVGAHYDHLGMGGTGSGSRVPDVHAVHGGADDNASGVAAIIALSEYFAKEANRPSRSLLFVSFGAEEMGILGSRYFVANCPVAIKSVKAMVNLDMVGRLKSQDPALTISGTGTFTVADSLIDLLGKNRSFVIKKSPDGYGPSDHAAFYGKDIPVLFITTGAHEDYHTPDDMASRINYNGVEQVIDFTADLVAVLSDMPVAPVFREAGSRKESGNYGRNLKVTLGIMPDVSGAETSGGMKVEGTRKDGPAASAGMLKGDIITAINGMPVTNIYDYMSRLGKLKPGEVVNVEVIREGKKEVLIIQL; encoded by the coding sequence ATGAAAAAAATATTCTTCCTGCTTGTTTTGTTATTCCCCATTTCCTTAACAACTGCATTCGGCCAATCAGCACTGCCGTTAGTCGAGAAATTAAAGGCTGGTATTACTTATCTGGCTTCGGATGAGCTGGAAGGCAGAAAATCAGGAACAGTAGGCGATTCATTGGCGGCCATTTTTATCAGAGAACGCTTTGCTGAAAATGGTGCAACCCTCATGGGCTACAATGGCTTTCAGTATTTCGGAGTTATTTCTGATGTGGTTGCCGGAAGCAAAAACAGCTTAACTGTGGTAAATCATGATTTTGTTGCAGGTAAAGATTTCATGCCATTTTCCTTTTCTTCCTCAGAAACAGTTGATGCAGAGGTTGTTTTTGCTGGTTTTGGAATTTCTGGTGTCAGTGGCGATTTAGCCTGGGATGACTTTGCTGGAAAAGATGTAAAAAATAAGTTGGTTCTTGTGCTGCGCGGTGATCCGGAGCCTGATAATCAGAATAGTGCATTTATTCCGATGGCTACCGACAGGGCTAAAGCTTTGGCTGCTCATGACAGGGGGGCGGCTGGTATTTTGCTGGTTTCTCCTTCTTCTTTTGATAAAAAAGACCAACCTGTTGATATAACTTTTGATAAAACAGTTTCAGATGCCGGTTTGCCCGTTATAAGTATTACAAGAAATCTGGCAGGCGCCATACTCGGTTTGCCTGCTACTGCTGTTGATTCACTTGAAAAAGTGATGATTTCAGCCCGGTCTACAGCCAATGTAAATGGATTGAACAGGGTTAAACTAACCGCTGACGTAATTCGTAATAAAGTAACCACGCGCAATATTATAGCTATGATTCCGGGTAATGACCCGGTGTTAAAAGATGAATTTGTTGTAGTCGGGGCTCATTATGATCATTTGGGAATGGGTGGCACAGGCTCAGGTTCACGTGTGCCTGATGTGCATGCTGTTCACGGCGGAGCAGATGATAATGCTTCCGGAGTAGCTGCTATTATAGCCCTTTCTGAGTATTTTGCCAAAGAGGCAAATCGCCCTTCAAGAAGTTTGCTGTTTGTGTCGTTTGGTGCTGAAGAAATGGGAATTTTAGGCTCCAGGTACTTTGTTGCTAATTGTCCGGTTGCAATCAAGTCGGTAAAAGCCATGGTAAATCTTGATATGGTCGGCCGTTTGAAATCACAGGATCCTGCATTAACTATCTCAGGAACAGGAACATTCACAGTGGCCGATTCTCTGATCGATTTGTTGGGAAAAAATCGTTCTTTTGTTATCAAAAAATCGCCCGATGGATATGGCCCTTCTGACCATGCAGCTTTTTATGGGAAGGACATTCCGGTGCTGTTTATAACAACCGGTGCTCACGAAGATTATCACACACCTGATGATATGGCCTCTCGTATTAATTATAACGGGGTTGAACAGGTAATTGACTTCACCGCTGACCTGGTCGCAGTTTTGTCTGATATGCCGGTTGCCCCTGTCTTTCGTGAAGCCGGAAGTCGCAAAGAGTCGGGCAACTATGGCCGGAATTTAAAAGTGACACTCGGAATTATGCCTGATGTTTCCGGTGCTGAAACTTCAGGAGGAATGAAGGTTGAGGGCACCCGTAAAGATGGACCCGCTGCCTCTGCCGGTATGCTTAAAGGTGATATTATTACGGCCATTAACGGAATGCCGGTTACGAATATTTACGACTATATGAGCCGCTTAGGTAAACTCAAACCAGGTGAGGTGGTAAATGTGGAAGTTATCCGTGAAGGGAAAAAAGAAGTTTTAATTATTCAGTTATAA
- a CDS encoding GtrA family protein produces the protein MVDIITRDVAYKFVKFGIVGFTGVFIDFGFTYICKEWFKIQKYVANAIGFTIAASSNYYLNRIWTFNSHNPEIAVEFGRFFFISLIGLLLSTLVIYLLVSKVKINFYFSKLFAIGVVTIWNFVINLNYTFLA, from the coding sequence ATGGTTGATATTATTACCCGTGACGTTGCCTACAAATTTGTTAAGTTTGGAATTGTAGGCTTTACCGGTGTCTTTATTGATTTTGGTTTTACTTATATCTGTAAAGAGTGGTTTAAAATTCAAAAGTATGTGGCCAATGCAATTGGTTTTACCATTGCAGCAAGCAGCAATTATTATTTAAACCGAATCTGGACTTTCAATAGTCACAACCCGGAAATTGCCGTAGAATTTGGACGGTTTTTCTTTATTTCTCTTATTGGGTTGCTTTTGAGCACGCTGGTTATCTATCTGCTGGTGTCAAAAGTGAAGATTAACTTTTACTTTAGCAAGTTGTTTGCCATTGGCGTTGTAACTATCTGGAATTTTGTAATTAACCTGAACTATACTTTTCTGGCCTGA
- a CDS encoding flavodoxin, with translation MTKIGIFYGGSPKGSTFQAAQDIVRHFGEDVAAMHNVSNATREDLEKCDYLILGTSAWGIGEMHQDWERFIDVLVDAEIKDKKIALFGLGDQHEYPESFVDGMGTVYCRLPYKENVVGFWPTKGYSYYFSTAERDGKFVGLAIDEDSQPELTSERISKWVEQLKTELL, from the coding sequence ATGACAAAAATTGGAATTTTTTACGGGGGGAGCCCCAAAGGGAGTACGTTTCAGGCTGCACAGGATATTGTGAGGCATTTTGGTGAAGATGTAGCAGCCATGCACAATGTAAGCAATGCTACCCGCGAAGACCTTGAGAAGTGCGATTATCTGATTCTTGGTACATCGGCATGGGGTATTGGTGAAATGCATCAGGATTGGGAACGTTTTATTGATGTTTTGGTTGATGCTGAAATCAAGGATAAAAAAATAGCTTTGTTCGGGCTTGGCGATCAGCATGAGTATCCTGAGAGTTTTGTTGATGGCATGGGAACAGTTTACTGCAGGTTGCCTTACAAGGAGAATGTTGTGGGATTCTGGCCTACAAAAGGCTATTCTTATTATTTTTCAACAGCTGAAAGAGATGGTAAATTTGTTGGCCTGGCAATTGATGAAGACAGCCAGCCTGAACTTACCAGTGAGCGCATCAGTAAATGGGTTGAACAGTTAAAAACTGAGCTGCTTTAG
- the cdd gene encoding cytidine deaminase, giving the protein MIQKEITLQYLETDNQSDLSPADSQLLDNASSAALRAYAPYSGFRVGAALRLANGKIIDGNNQENAAYPSGLCAERVAIFSASAQYPGETIECIAITINTDDKKVTSPVPPCGACRQVIAEYEHKQGKKIRVIFAGETGHIVQMEGIESLLPMTFNSNNLEHLK; this is encoded by the coding sequence ATGATACAAAAAGAAATTACCCTGCAATACTTAGAAACAGACAACCAATCAGATCTGAGCCCTGCTGACAGCCAGTTACTTGACAATGCAAGCAGCGCAGCTTTAAGAGCATACGCCCCTTACTCAGGCTTTAGAGTAGGAGCTGCTCTCAGACTGGCCAATGGGAAAATTATTGATGGCAACAACCAGGAAAATGCAGCTTACCCATCAGGCTTGTGTGCCGAAAGAGTTGCCATATTCTCCGCTTCGGCTCAATATCCCGGTGAAACCATTGAATGTATTGCCATTACCATCAATACTGACGACAAGAAAGTTACCAGCCCGGTTCCTCCTTGTGGAGCATGCAGACAGGTAATTGCAGAATATGAGCACAAACAAGGGAAAAAAATAAGAGTTATTTTTGCCGGAGAAACCGGCCACATTGTTCAGATGGAAGGTATTGAGTCACTGCTTCCGATGACATTTAATTCAAATAACCTGGAACATCTTAAGTAA